Genomic window (Buchnera aphidicola (Kaburagia rhusicola ensigallis)):
TGTGTACGCGATGATGATATTCCCGGACTAATTATGGATGGTGTTGTAGACATAGGAATTATTGGAGAAAATGTTTTAGAAGAAGAAGTTCTAAGTCGAAAACTACGATCAGATAATATAGATTACATAAAGTTAAAACGTTTAGATTTTGGAATTTGTAGATTATCTTTAGCTGTACCAATTAACAAAGCATATATTGATATTTGTTGTTTAAATAATTCAAGGATAGCTACTTCTTATCCACATTTGTTAAAAAGATATTTTGATAAAAATAATTTGGTGTTTAAATCGTGTATGTTAAATGGATCAGTAGAAGTAGCGCCACGAGCAGGATTATCTGATGCTATTTGTGATTTAGTATCTACCGGGGCTACTCTAGAGGCTAATGGATTACGTGAGGTTCAAGTAATATTTCATTCTAAAGCTTGTTTAATTTGTAAAACTGGTAATATTTCTATTGAAAAACAGCGTGTTATTGATACGTTAATGACAAGAATTCAAGGTGTAATTAAAGCAAGAGAGTCAAAATATATTATGTTGCATGCACCTATAAAGAAGTTAAAAGAAGTAATTAATTTATTACATGGTGCTGAACGTCCTACAATACTAAAATTAGCTGGAGATGATACTCGAGTAGCTATGCATATGGTTAGTAGCGAGACGTTATTTTGGGAGACCATGGAAAAATTGAAATCATTAGGAGCTAGTTCTATTTTAGTCCTTCCAATTGAAAAAATGATGGAATAGTTAGTATGAAAAGCTTTTTTAAGATTATTTATTGGAATAGCTGTAGTATTGAAAAAAGAAATCAAATATTATGTCGACCTATTTCAAGTGATTCTGCTATTATTAAAAATAAAGTAAATACAATTATTACTGATGTTAAAAATTTAGGAGATCAAGCGTTATATAATTATACAAATATATTTGATCATATAAAGTTGAATACTATTCAAGTAAGTGCAAAAGATATTGAAGATTCTGAGTTATATGTTACAGAAGAAATAAAAAATGCACTGAAAATAGCTATTAGCAACATTAAAAAATTTCATATTGCGCAAAAAACGCCAAAAATAAATTTAAACATAAATAACGATGTTCATTGTCAACATATAGTGCGCCCAATTGAATCAGTAGGGTTGTACATTCCGAGTGGTTCAGCTCCTCTTGTATCTACAGTATTAATGCTAGCCATTCCAGCTCGTATTGCTGGATGTAAAAAAATAATTATGTGTTCCCCTCCTCCTATTGCTAATGAAGTATTATATGCTGGTAAACTATGCGGTATAAAAGAAATATTTCAAGTTGGTGGTGCTCAAGCGATAGCTGCTTTAGGTTTCGGAACTAAAACAGTACCACGAGTCGATAAAATTTTTGGTCCAGGTAACGCTTATGTAACAGAAGCTAAATTGCAAATTAGTAATATTTTATATAACGTAGGTATTGATATGCCAGCTGGACCATCTGAGGTATTGATTATTGCCGATTCTAACGCTAATGCTAGTTTTATTGCTTCTGATTTGTTATCTCAAGCAGAACATGATAGTCGTTCTCAAGTACTATTAATAACTTATGACGTAAATTTAGCTAAAAAAGTATTAATAGAAATTCAAAAGCAAATAAAAACTTTATTAAGATATAGTATTATTGCTAAAGTACTAAAACATAGTAAAGTAATTGTAGCAAAAGATTTATTGGAATGCTTTACGATATCTAATTTGTATGCTCCTGAACATTTAATGATTCAATGTTGTCATTCGCAGAATTTAATAAAATATGTAGTAAATGCTGGTTCTATTTTTTTGGGAAGTTGGTCTCCAGTAGCTGGAGGAGATTATGCTGTTGGTACTAATCATGTTTTACCTACCTATGGTAGTGCTAATGTATATTCTGGACTTAGTCTCGTTGATTTTCAAAAAAGAATGACAGTTCAAAAATTAAGTAAAATAGGATTGAAAAATATTTCTAATGCTATTATATCTTTGTCGAAATTAGAAAAATTAGATGCTCATAAAAATTCAGTCATGATTAGGTTATCTTCACTATCGGATATAGTATAGTTATGAATGTTGAAAAATTAGTTAGAAAAAATATATTAAAATTAATACCTTATCAATCTTCGCGAAAGATAGGTGGAAAGGGTAACATATGGTTAAATGCAAACGAATGTCCCACTCCAAATTGTTATCAACTAGATAATATGATTTTAAACCGTTATCCTGCATGTCAACCAGAAGAACTATTATCATGTTACTCTTCATATGTTGGTATTAGTAAAAAAAATATATTAATAACACGTGGTTCTGATGAAGCCATTGAATTATTAATTAAAACTTTTTGCGAACCAAAATATGATAAAATTATTTTTTGTCCTCCAACTTATGATATGTATAATGTTAGTGCGCATATTATGAATATTGAAAGGTATCCAATACCGTTATTACACGGGAGTTGGCAATTAGATATTGATAGTATTATTAAAGGTTGCAATAATGTTAAATTAATTTATATATGTAATCCAAATAATCCTACCGGTAATTTAATTAATATTAAAGATATTGTAACTTTATTAAAGGCAACTTTAGAGAAAGCATTAGTGATAGTGGATGAAGCATATATTGAATTTTCTCCAACAAGTAGTGTAATACATTTAATAAATACATATCCTAATTTAGTTATAATGAGAACGTTATCTAAAGCTTTTGCTTTGGCTGGATTACGATGTGGTTTTATACTAGCCAACGCTAATATAGTAGATTTTTTGTTAAAAGTTATTAACCCTTATCCTATTTCTGTTCCTACTTCTAATATAGCTGTTCAATTTTTAAGTAAAAAAAATATTAGTTTAATGAGAAACAGAGTTTTTCGTTTAAATTTAAATCGTTCTTGGCTTATAACTCAATTAAAACTAATGAATTATTGCGTAGATCATGTTTTTCATAGTGCAGCTAATTATATTTTAGTTCGTTTTTTTAATTCTAAATTAATATTTAATGAGTTATCGAAAGTAGGAATAGTTGTTAGAGATCAAAGTGATAAATTGAACTTAAATAATTGTATAAGAATTTCCATAGGAACTAGTAAGGAATGTTCAGAAGTTATTTATACTATCCAAAAAATAAATAATTCATACATGACTTTATTAGGACAATAATATGCATAAAAACGTTTTATTTATTGATCGTGATGGAACATTAATTACAGAACCGATTCAAAATCGTCAAGTAGATAATATAAATAAATTAACTTTTGAAAAATATGTTATTTCTACTTTAGTTGAATTAAAAAATTTTGGTTATACTTTCGTTATGATTACGAATCAAGATGGATTAGGTTCGAAAAAATTTCCTTTTTCTGATTTTCTTACACCTCATCAATTTATGATAAATATTTTTCTATCTCAAGGTATAGTATTTGAGGATATCTTGATTTGTCCACACGAAGAAAAGTACAATTGTTATTGTCGTAAACCCAAATTAGGAATGTTAGAAAAATGGTTATGTAATGGTAAGTTGAATAAGAAAAATAGTTATGTTATTGGAGATCGTGATTCAGATATGCAATTAGCACAAAATATGGGATTATCTGGATTGCATTACGGGAAAAACGGATGCACGTGGAATACTATTAAGATTAAATTGACAAAAAAAAATAGATATGCATATATTAAACGCCATACAAAAGAAACAAACATTGAAATAGAACTTTGGTTAGATAAAGAAGGAAATAATGTAATTGATACGCGATTACATTTTTTTAATCATATGTTAGATCAAATAGCTATTCATAGTAAAATTAAAATGAAAATTATTGCAGATGGTGATATTAATATTGATGATCATCATACGGTAGAAGATGTTGGAATTGCTTTGGGGGAAGCTTTAGATAAAGCATTGGGGAGTAAAGTAGGTTTAGATAGATTTGGTTTTGTTTTGCCTATGGATGAAAGTGTTGGACATTGTTTACTAGATATTTCTGGTCGTCCTTTTTTGAAATTTGAATCGTCTTTTAAATTTCAATATTTAGGAGATATGAGTACAGAAATGGTACAGCATTTTTTTAGATCATTAGCTTTTTCTATGAAAGTAACTTTACATTTAAAAAGTATAGGTGAAAATGATCATCATAGTATTGAAAGTTTATTTAAAGCATTTGGAAGAACTTTAAGACAAGCTATTAATGCTAGTGGAACAATTTTACCTAGTTCTAAAGGAATACTATAATGCGAATTGTTATTATTAATACTGGTTGTTCTAATTTATCGTCTATAAGATATGCTATTTGTAGGTTAGGGTATAATCCAATTATTAGTTCTTCTAGAGATGAAATATTACGTGCTAGTAAAATAGTATTGCCTGGCGTAGGAACTGCGTATACTGCTATGCATGCGTTAAAAGAACTTAAATTATTAGATCTTATTAAAACATGTCAACAACCACTATTAGGAATTTGTTTAGGAATGCAGTTATTAGCTTCTTTTAGTCATGA
Coding sequences:
- the hisG gene encoding ATP phosphoribosyltransferase, coding for MIHNNRLRMVMQKTGRLSNDSNDLLSRCGIKINFHKQKLIAFSENMPIDVMCVRDDDIPGLIMDGVVDIGIIGENVLEEEVLSRKLRSDNIDYIKLKRLDFGICRLSLAVPINKAYIDICCLNNSRIATSYPHLLKRYFDKNNLVFKSCMLNGSVEVAPRAGLSDAICDLVSTGATLEANGLREVQVIFHSKACLICKTGNISIEKQRVIDTLMTRIQGVIKARESKYIMLHAPIKKLKEVINLLHGAERPTILKLAGDDTRVAMHMVSSETLFWETMEKLKSLGASSILVLPIEKMME
- the hisD gene encoding histidinol dehydrogenase — translated: MKSFFKIIYWNSCSIEKRNQILCRPISSDSAIIKNKVNTIITDVKNLGDQALYNYTNIFDHIKLNTIQVSAKDIEDSELYVTEEIKNALKIAISNIKKFHIAQKTPKINLNINNDVHCQHIVRPIESVGLYIPSGSAPLVSTVLMLAIPARIAGCKKIIMCSPPPIANEVLYAGKLCGIKEIFQVGGAQAIAALGFGTKTVPRVDKIFGPGNAYVTEAKLQISNILYNVGIDMPAGPSEVLIIADSNANASFIASDLLSQAEHDSRSQVLLITYDVNLAKKVLIEIQKQIKTLLRYSIIAKVLKHSKVIVAKDLLECFTISNLYAPEHLMIQCCHSQNLIKYVVNAGSIFLGSWSPVAGGDYAVGTNHVLPTYGSANVYSGLSLVDFQKRMTVQKLSKIGLKNISNAIISLSKLEKLDAHKNSVMIRLSSLSDIV
- the hisC gene encoding histidinol-phosphate transaminase translates to MVMNVEKLVRKNILKLIPYQSSRKIGGKGNIWLNANECPTPNCYQLDNMILNRYPACQPEELLSCYSSYVGISKKNILITRGSDEAIELLIKTFCEPKYDKIIFCPPTYDMYNVSAHIMNIERYPIPLLHGSWQLDIDSIIKGCNNVKLIYICNPNNPTGNLINIKDIVTLLKATLEKALVIVDEAYIEFSPTSSVIHLINTYPNLVIMRTLSKAFALAGLRCGFILANANIVDFLLKVINPYPISVPTSNIAVQFLSKKNISLMRNRVFRLNLNRSWLITQLKLMNYCVDHVFHSAANYILVRFFNSKLIFNELSKVGIVVRDQSDKLNLNNCIRISIGTSKECSEVIYTIQKINNSYMTLLGQ
- the hisB gene encoding bifunctional histidinol-phosphatase/imidazoleglycerol-phosphate dehydratase HisB — translated: MHKNVLFIDRDGTLITEPIQNRQVDNINKLTFEKYVISTLVELKNFGYTFVMITNQDGLGSKKFPFSDFLTPHQFMINIFLSQGIVFEDILICPHEEKYNCYCRKPKLGMLEKWLCNGKLNKKNSYVIGDRDSDMQLAQNMGLSGLHYGKNGCTWNTIKIKLTKKNRYAYIKRHTKETNIEIELWLDKEGNNVIDTRLHFFNHMLDQIAIHSKIKMKIIADGDINIDDHHTVEDVGIALGEALDKALGSKVGLDRFGFVLPMDESVGHCLLDISGRPFLKFESSFKFQYLGDMSTEMVQHFFRSLAFSMKVTLHLKSIGENDHHSIESLFKAFGRTLRQAINASGTILPSSKGIL